In Aliiglaciecola sp. LCG003, a genomic segment contains:
- a CDS encoding DUF1439 domain-containing protein gives MKTSWRQDLVLWLQQLSARWMIKRGKLPHVDYSIEELNELAEPHFPQSFLVDVPVGKGTFTLLNAHIDIPSRSDSVHVKILASLDIDSAGTPLYRAHLSISLLVTPQYDVTSKTVSIEQMLLDSIELINDEYALLNNSRQLLDLVLPKGVQNLISGTFKSAIGLMTAGSSDMASDYLHLYLSGSKQKILNYHQPQIIKLIEELKQDPEFVYEMDEDDWQQKLFREYGKTVVVEDRCVRFKF, from the coding sequence GTGAAAACAAGTTGGCGCCAAGATCTCGTTTTATGGTTACAGCAACTATCCGCTAGATGGATGATAAAGCGTGGAAAACTCCCGCATGTCGACTACAGCATCGAAGAATTAAATGAGTTAGCTGAGCCCCATTTTCCCCAATCATTTCTTGTCGATGTACCTGTTGGTAAGGGCACGTTCACCCTATTGAATGCCCACATTGATATTCCAAGCCGCAGTGATTCGGTGCATGTAAAAATTTTAGCAAGTCTTGATATTGATTCAGCGGGCACCCCTTTATATCGTGCCCATTTGTCAATTTCATTGCTGGTTACCCCTCAATACGATGTCACAAGCAAAACGGTTTCCATTGAGCAAATGCTGCTGGATTCAATCGAGTTAATTAATGATGAATATGCGTTACTGAATAATTCGCGGCAATTACTCGATCTAGTCCTGCCAAAAGGGGTACAGAACTTGATCAGCGGTACCTTCAAGTCAGCCATAGGTTTAATGACAGCGGGAAGTTCAGATATGGCGTCGGATTATTTGCACTTGTATCTTTCTGGCAGTAAACAAAAAATTCTAAACTACCACCAGCCGCAGATCATCAAACTGATAGAAGAGTTAAAACAGGATCCGGAATTTGTTTATGAAATGGATGAAGATGATTGGCAGCAAAAGCTGTTCCGCGAATATGGCAAAACCGTGGTAGTCGAAGACCGTTGTGTAAGGTTTAAGTTCTGA
- a CDS encoding ParA family protein, translated as MIRVLFNKKGGVGKSSLTVNLAAISAQRGFKTLIIDLDTQCNTTAYLDALKEEDTSTIANLFEQTITFHLHRQPAKVFCQPTKVNNLDIIAGSPRLAELESELDSRHKIYKLKEALESLSEDYQRIYIDTAPALNFYSMSALIAADRCLIPIDCDDFARQGLYSLQQKIAEIREDHNAKLEVEGIIANQYLSNANLPKQIIHELIAENYPVLPHYIAQSVKMRESHQAKQPLISLAPKHKLTLSMVSIFEYLEKDS; from the coding sequence ATGATTAGAGTGCTGTTTAATAAAAAAGGGGGAGTGGGAAAATCGAGCTTAACCGTTAATTTGGCTGCGATTTCCGCGCAAAGAGGCTTCAAAACCTTGATTATAGATTTAGACACTCAATGCAACACTACCGCTTATTTGGATGCACTAAAGGAAGAAGATACCTCAACCATCGCTAATTTGTTCGAACAAACCATTACCTTTCACCTCCATCGTCAACCTGCCAAAGTATTTTGCCAACCGACTAAGGTAAATAATCTAGATATTATAGCGGGTTCACCGCGCTTGGCAGAGTTGGAAAGTGAGTTAGATAGCCGACATAAAATCTACAAGTTAAAAGAGGCGTTAGAGTCGTTGTCGGAGGATTATCAGCGGATTTACATTGATACGGCGCCAGCATTAAACTTTTACAGCATGTCTGCGCTTATTGCCGCAGATCGTTGTCTCATTCCCATCGACTGTGATGACTTTGCTCGTCAGGGTTTATATAGCTTGCAACAGAAAATCGCCGAGATTCGTGAAGATCACAACGCCAAATTAGAAGTGGAAGGAATTATAGCTAATCAGTATTTGAGCAATGCCAATTTACCTAAACAAATCATTCATGAGCTGATAGCAGAGAATTATCCAGTACTGCCCCACTACATTGCCCAGTCGGTAAAAATGCGCGAGTCTCACCAAGCCAAGCAACCGCTGATAAGCTTAGCGCCGAAACATAAATTGACCTTATCCATGGTCTCGATATTTGAATACTTGGAAAAAGATAGCTAA
- the fadR gene encoding fatty acid metabolism transcriptional regulator FadR, translated as MIYKAQSPAGFAEEYIVESIWSGRFPPGTILPAERELSELIGVTRTTLREVLQRLARDGWLTIQHGKPTKVNNFWETSGLNILETLARLDQDGISELVDHLLAARTNLSAVFIRGAIKNNAERVTEILKGYKDIPEDGAAFALFDYQINHDMAFASGNKVYVLMMNGFRGLYSRIGGYYFSCQKSRDLSRNYYQKLMQLAEKGDFAGVASVIREYGIESGKIWHEIRTEMPKDLVD; from the coding sequence ATGATTTACAAGGCACAAAGTCCAGCCGGATTCGCTGAAGAATATATCGTCGAATCAATTTGGAGTGGACGATTTCCGCCAGGTACTATTCTACCAGCAGAGCGAGAGTTATCAGAATTGATCGGTGTGACCCGCACCACTCTTAGAGAAGTATTGCAACGACTTGCTCGTGATGGTTGGTTGACTATCCAGCATGGTAAACCCACCAAGGTAAATAACTTTTGGGAAACCTCGGGTTTAAACATTCTTGAAACCTTGGCAAGATTAGATCAAGACGGTATCTCTGAGCTAGTTGATCATTTACTCGCCGCCAGAACAAATCTCAGCGCAGTGTTTATTCGAGGCGCAATTAAAAATAATGCTGAACGGGTCACTGAGATACTCAAAGGCTACAAAGACATTCCAGAAGACGGCGCAGCCTTTGCATTATTTGACTATCAAATTAACCATGATATGGCGTTTGCTTCAGGCAATAAAGTCTATGTATTGATGATGAATGGTTTTAGAGGATTATATTCGCGGATTGGCGGTTACTACTTCTCATGCCAAAAGTCGCGAGATTTATCCCGCAATTACTACCAAAAACTTATGCAGCTAGCCGAAAAAGGCGATTTTGCTGGTGTCGCTTCAGTTATTCGAGAATATGGAATCGAGTCAGGTAAGATTTGGCACGAAATCCGTACGGAGATGCCCAAAGATTTGGTTGATTAA
- a CDS encoding DUF445 family protein — MQWIIENYLLLLIPFTSGIVGWLTNFLAVKMMFYPIEFVGIRPIFGWQGLIPMKRREMAEIEVELVLGKLLSVQELADRIEADKLTLSIQRRLKQVLRKIVNQVMQEAAPQVWASMPVQAKNLVFQRVEADIPNVVHKMVDDFKYNVDEIIDIKELVVNHLVNEPELINEIFLKAGEKEFPFIEKSGLYFGFLFGLPTMLFWYFYQAWWILPLGGLAVGYLTNWIAIKIIFEPKHPIKIFGFTLQGMFLKRQKEVSEVYSKIIEEKLINSKNITDIVLHGSGSAQLLEIIELHVNDAIERYVAIAQPYFALGVGSEKYYRMKQLAAEQIFASSDKYLLYAHEYANNALKVGDDLCARMQLLTPEEFEGVLRPAYQADEWKLIVVGAILGMIAGFMQLSLF, encoded by the coding sequence ATGCAATGGATTATTGAAAACTATCTACTGTTACTAATCCCTTTTACAAGCGGAATTGTCGGATGGCTGACTAACTTCCTTGCCGTTAAAATGATGTTTTATCCTATTGAGTTTGTTGGTATTCGGCCTATATTCGGCTGGCAAGGCTTGATCCCGATGAAACGCAGAGAAATGGCTGAAATAGAAGTCGAGTTAGTGCTGGGAAAGTTACTCAGTGTACAAGAATTAGCTGACCGCATCGAAGCTGACAAACTGACCTTGTCTATTCAACGGCGACTCAAGCAAGTTCTGCGTAAAATCGTTAATCAAGTCATGCAAGAAGCTGCGCCACAAGTTTGGGCATCTATGCCGGTGCAGGCCAAAAATTTGGTTTTCCAGCGGGTAGAAGCTGATATCCCTAACGTGGTGCATAAAATGGTCGACGACTTTAAGTACAATGTTGATGAAATCATTGATATTAAAGAGCTAGTGGTTAATCATCTGGTCAATGAGCCGGAATTAATCAATGAAATATTCTTAAAAGCTGGCGAGAAAGAATTTCCATTTATTGAAAAATCCGGTCTGTATTTTGGTTTCTTATTCGGTTTACCCACCATGCTATTCTGGTACTTTTATCAGGCGTGGTGGATACTGCCGCTGGGCGGATTAGCAGTAGGCTACTTAACCAACTGGATAGCAATAAAAATTATTTTTGAACCTAAGCATCCAATTAAAATTTTCGGCTTTACTCTGCAAGGCATGTTTCTAAAGCGTCAAAAAGAAGTGTCTGAGGTGTACTCCAAGATTATCGAAGAAAAGCTGATCAATTCGAAAAATATCACCGACATCGTTTTACATGGCTCAGGTTCGGCTCAATTACTAGAGATTATCGAGTTACATGTCAATGACGCTATAGAACGATATGTTGCAATCGCTCAACCCTACTTTGCCTTGGGTGTTGGCTCTGAAAAGTATTATCGGATGAAGCAGTTAGCTGCGGAGCAAATTTTTGCCAGCTCCGACAAATATCTGCTCTATGCCCATGAGTATGCTAACAATGCGCTGAAAGTAGGTGATGACTTGTGCGCGCGCATGCAGCTTTTAACCCCTGAAGAATTCGAAGGGGTGTTGCGTCCCGCCTATCAAGCCGACGAATGGAAGCTTATTGTGGTTGGCGCTATTTTGGGTATGATTGCGGGTTTTATGCAATTATCATTATTTTAA
- a CDS encoding TetR/AcrR family transcriptional regulator — MKTAERILVTSLELFNQRGESSVSSVDIALELDISPGNLYYHFKGKEIIVAALFDLYREQMDQVFNSAQNKDLSIEEFFYFLFLVLEKGHLFQFLYHNQANLAENHPSVAKLFKKHLLFQEKSIEKLLNQFAKNGNIATSQTQRLQIVEIIGLVFTQAANYYALKGQDVSDETHLYKSLAMILFAVLPYIHLPEGELHHLQEAITSHSLVSRLTEE; from the coding sequence ATGAAGACAGCAGAAAGGATTTTAGTCACCTCGTTGGAATTGTTTAACCAACGTGGAGAAAGCAGTGTCAGCAGCGTCGATATCGCGTTGGAGCTAGATATCAGCCCAGGAAATCTTTACTATCACTTCAAGGGTAAAGAAATCATTGTGGCAGCGCTATTTGATTTATACCGTGAACAGATGGATCAGGTATTTAATTCTGCGCAAAACAAAGACTTGAGTATTGAAGAATTCTTCTACTTTTTATTCTTGGTACTCGAAAAAGGCCACCTGTTTCAATTTCTTTATCATAATCAAGCCAACCTAGCTGAAAATCACCCTAGTGTTGCCAAGTTGTTTAAAAAGCATCTATTGTTTCAAGAAAAATCCATTGAAAAATTATTAAATCAATTTGCCAAAAATGGCAATATTGCCACTAGTCAAACTCAAAGATTGCAAATCGTTGAGATAATTGGGCTAGTCTTTACCCAAGCGGCTAATTATTATGCATTAAAAGGGCAGGATGTTAGCGACGAAACACACTTATATAAAAGTTTAGCCATGATTCTGTTTGCTGTTTTACCCTATATACACTTGCCCGAAGGGGAATTACATCATTTGCAAGAAGCTATCACCAGCCATTCTTTAGTCAGTCGTCTGACAGAAGAATAA
- a CDS encoding choline dehydrogenase, with translation MNDLSQTQFDFIIVGAGSAGAALASRLSENPSVTVCLIEAGGKDRNPLIHIPFGLSLLSRVESVNWNYNTAAQTELNNRELYWPRGKTLGGSSSINAMCYIRGDHKDYDDWHTQGATGWDWQSVKPYFIQSEKQQHGANEDHGDAGLLSVTDLQHINPLSASFVQAADEVGMPTLADFNGQQREGLGYYQVTQVNGQRCSAAKGYLTPALQRSNLAILTHAQVERVITNNGQATGIALRLDGKAVQLDASKEVILSAGAINSPQLLMLSGIGPQAHLQQHGIETVVDLPGVGQNLQDHLDAIVQHRCEAKQGYAVAWGALPMYIKGVFQYLFARKGPFSSNIAEAGGFASSKYAQDRPDLQYHFLPAILLNHGRSTAFGYGYGIHVCCLYPKSRGEIRLASKDPLAPAVIDPQYLTHPEDVAVMIDGVRKARAILASKTFQQYGSREIGPGPDAQSDEQILSFLRKRAETIYHPIGTCKMGEVDDMMSVVDTQLKVKGIKGLRVVDASVMPSLIGGNTNAPTIMIAERAADMIKQEYQLHH, from the coding sequence ATGAACGATTTAAGCCAAACTCAATTCGATTTTATTATTGTTGGAGCCGGTTCCGCAGGAGCTGCTTTGGCATCTCGTTTAAGCGAAAATCCGTCTGTCACTGTGTGTCTTATTGAAGCTGGCGGCAAAGATAGAAATCCGCTTATTCATATCCCATTTGGGTTATCACTATTATCTCGAGTTGAAAGTGTTAATTGGAATTACAACACTGCGGCGCAAACCGAATTAAATAATCGAGAATTGTACTGGCCAAGAGGCAAAACGCTAGGTGGCTCTAGCTCTATCAACGCAATGTGCTACATTCGCGGTGACCATAAAGACTACGATGATTGGCATACACAAGGTGCAACAGGTTGGGACTGGCAATCGGTTAAACCTTATTTTATTCAATCTGAAAAACAGCAGCACGGCGCTAACGAAGATCACGGTGATGCAGGTCTACTAAGCGTCACCGATCTCCAGCACATCAATCCATTATCAGCCTCTTTTGTCCAAGCTGCTGATGAAGTAGGTATGCCAACCCTTGCCGATTTTAATGGCCAGCAACGTGAAGGGCTGGGTTATTATCAGGTCACCCAAGTTAATGGACAGCGCTGTTCCGCTGCCAAAGGTTATTTAACCCCAGCGTTGCAACGAAGTAATCTTGCGATTTTAACTCACGCCCAAGTTGAGCGGGTCATCACCAACAATGGTCAAGCCACAGGGATCGCATTGCGACTAGATGGCAAAGCAGTGCAACTTGATGCCAGTAAAGAAGTAATTTTGTCGGCTGGTGCAATCAACAGTCCCCAATTACTAATGCTATCCGGAATTGGTCCACAGGCTCATTTGCAACAGCATGGGATTGAAACTGTCGTCGACTTACCCGGTGTGGGGCAAAATCTACAGGATCATTTAGACGCCATCGTGCAACATCGCTGTGAAGCAAAGCAAGGCTATGCGGTGGCTTGGGGGGCGTTACCCATGTACATCAAAGGGGTCTTTCAGTATTTATTTGCTAGAAAAGGTCCATTTTCATCGAATATCGCTGAGGCGGGTGGATTCGCCAGTAGCAAATATGCGCAAGATCGTCCCGATTTACAGTATCATTTTCTACCGGCTATCTTATTGAATCACGGCAGAAGCACTGCATTTGGTTATGGTTATGGCATTCATGTATGTTGTTTGTATCCTAAAAGCCGCGGCGAAATTCGTTTAGCCTCAAAGGATCCTTTAGCACCTGCGGTGATTGACCCTCAGTATCTAACCCATCCGGAAGACGTCGCCGTAATGATAGATGGCGTACGAAAAGCGCGGGCAATATTGGCAAGTAAAACCTTCCAGCAATATGGTTCAAGAGAGATTGGTCCCGGGCCTGATGCACAATCAGATGAACAAATTTTGAGTTTTTTGCGCAAGCGAGCTGAAACTATTTACCATCCTATTGGTACCTGCAAAATGGGGGAGGTAGACGATATGATGAGCGTGGTCGATACGCAATTGAAAGTTAAAGGGATAAAAGGTTTGAGAGTGGTTGATGCATCAGTAATGCCAAGCCTAATTGGCGGTAATACCAATGCTCCCACCATTATGATTGCCGAGCGTGCTGCAGATATGATCAAGCAGGAATATCAGCTTCACCACTAA
- a CDS encoding phasin family protein, with the protein MTKLDAIKGKVSEAEDFARKIWLAGLGAYGKSFDEAQGQYEKLTTEAGKVFDELVEKGETLETEAKAKIKSKTNVEERVAEVRKKLGLDKTGSEDKVEELSAKIDALTDAVAKLAAK; encoded by the coding sequence ATGACTAAGTTAGATGCAATCAAAGGTAAGGTTTCTGAAGCAGAAGATTTTGCACGTAAAATCTGGTTAGCAGGTTTAGGTGCTTATGGTAAGAGTTTTGATGAAGCTCAAGGCCAATATGAAAAATTAACCACTGAAGCGGGTAAAGTTTTCGACGAGCTAGTTGAAAAAGGCGAAACTCTTGAAACTGAAGCGAAAGCTAAAATCAAATCCAAAACTAACGTAGAAGAGCGTGTAGCTGAAGTACGTAAAAAATTGGGTTTAGATAAAACTGGTTCAGAAGATAAAGTAGAAGAACTTTCTGCAAAAATAGATGCGTTAACTGACGCGGTAGCTAAATTAGCTGCTAAATAA
- a CDS encoding energy transducer TonB: MEHAQQAYALGKDIYAQGTENAINLEYNLGLAYSLNNETILDDIEPTPLYRKAPEYPVVGARHKKNGSVLLSFDIDDAGFVKNINMEEEDGGQHFVKSSIEALNKWRYGPKIIDGKAVNAENMRVRLDFKIDRS; the protein is encoded by the coding sequence GTGGAACATGCTCAGCAGGCGTATGCCCTTGGTAAGGATATATATGCACAAGGTACGGAAAATGCGATCAATCTTGAATACAATTTAGGATTAGCTTATTCGTTGAATAATGAGACAATATTGGATGATATTGAGCCAACTCCCTTATATCGTAAAGCGCCTGAGTATCCGGTTGTAGGGGCTCGTCATAAAAAGAATGGTTCTGTATTACTTAGTTTTGATATCGATGACGCTGGTTTTGTGAAAAACATCAATATGGAAGAGGAAGACGGTGGTCAACACTTTGTTAAAAGCTCTATAGAAGCATTGAACAAGTGGCGGTATGGACCGAAAATCATCGATGGAAAGGCGGTCAATGCGGAAAATATGAGAGTCCGCTTAGATTTCAAAATAGACCGTTCATAG
- a CDS encoding wax ester/triacylglycerol synthase domain-containing protein encodes MSNNITFLDKTFWITESEDNPKHVASLQLLEMPDGAAPDYVEQLCQEVRQFDHANSPFNGVVKCVLGFPTKLIALDKLDMQYHVQLHEVEDVTDRESLHVLTAKLHETWLDRDKPLWQYHFIRDNKSTQFAIYAKVHHMYGDGATLIRWFQAGYLDHPTTEGFVPVWASDRPKRKERKQGLVKSIMLGAFEFVMVILDMLFIFLRLLMKLTYINPVYMPIPFSGTKTLLTGQVKKGRVVSTVDLDFDRIKALSRRARASANEILLCSFDIGVHRFLKDHGHTFKKALYTNMPINLRKPGEQTGGNKIAIVPVRLAHGKNDPYLRLRQIIENHRIVKWAAKRSRPAAFSYYTLLIQSYGLIFEMLRLSDFVRPIANILISNVPGPSNQRYLKDSKLLSCYPISTMTPGGGVNITLITYAGVANVGIVCCDKNVKSLEPLSLYFVEAFEMLEKCIDDPSLNIDDIGEKVREDNLSIVDDIVFHEENSCDPIEKVNKREQ; translated from the coding sequence TTGAGTAATAATATTACGTTTCTTGATAAAACCTTTTGGATCACCGAATCTGAAGACAATCCAAAACATGTTGCCAGCTTGCAATTATTGGAAATGCCAGATGGTGCAGCACCAGATTATGTAGAACAATTATGTCAAGAAGTCAGGCAGTTTGATCATGCGAACAGCCCATTTAATGGCGTGGTAAAATGTGTGCTTGGTTTCCCAACTAAACTTATTGCGTTGGATAAACTTGATATGCAGTACCATGTGCAATTGCATGAGGTTGAAGATGTAACAGACCGAGAAAGCCTGCATGTATTAACTGCAAAATTGCATGAAACTTGGCTCGATAGGGACAAACCCCTTTGGCAATATCACTTTATTAGAGACAATAAAAGTACCCAGTTTGCTATCTATGCAAAGGTTCATCATATGTATGGAGACGGTGCCACACTGATAAGGTGGTTTCAGGCTGGCTATTTAGATCACCCAACGACTGAAGGTTTCGTGCCTGTTTGGGCTAGCGACCGGCCAAAGCGCAAAGAACGCAAACAAGGCCTAGTGAAGTCGATAATGCTGGGTGCATTCGAATTTGTCATGGTTATCTTAGATATGCTGTTTATCTTCTTACGTTTGTTAATGAAACTCACCTACATCAACCCGGTGTACATGCCCATTCCCTTTTCTGGAACCAAGACCTTATTGACCGGTCAGGTGAAGAAAGGGCGAGTGGTGTCTACTGTAGATTTAGATTTCGATCGCATCAAAGCCCTCAGTCGTCGCGCCAGAGCATCGGCCAATGAAATTCTCCTTTGTAGTTTTGACATTGGAGTACATCGATTTTTAAAAGATCACGGGCATACGTTCAAAAAAGCCCTGTATACCAATATGCCGATAAATCTGCGTAAACCCGGTGAACAAACTGGTGGTAATAAAATCGCAATAGTTCCCGTCAGGCTAGCCCACGGCAAAAATGATCCCTACTTACGCCTTAGGCAGATAATTGAAAACCATCGAATAGTGAAGTGGGCTGCCAAACGTTCACGGCCCGCAGCATTTAGCTATTACACCTTACTTATACAATCTTATGGGTTGATATTTGAGATGTTGCGTTTGTCTGATTTCGTTCGACCAATCGCCAATATTCTCATTTCTAACGTACCTGGTCCGTCGAATCAACGATATTTAAAAGACAGCAAATTATTGTCTTGCTACCCCATTTCAACCATGACCCCTGGGGGAGGAGTCAATATCACCTTGATCACTTATGCTGGAGTGGCTAATGTTGGAATCGTGTGCTGTGACAAAAACGTCAAATCCTTAGAGCCCCTGTCTTTGTATTTCGTTGAAGCATTTGAGATGTTGGAAAAATGCATCGATGATCCATCCTTGAATATAGATGATATTGGCGAAAAAGTGCGTGAGGATAATCTATCTATTGTTGATGATATTGTGTTTCACGAAGAGAATAGCTGCGACCCGATAGAAAAGGTGAATAAGCGCGAACAGTAG
- a CDS encoding DUF3336 domain-containing protein, whose amino-acid sequence MTNRNKLTELDGVIKHAESYQEYKEACEAHDELSGADDWKAKDSCRDYDYRLIRKRVQRIKLARSRGDALGLMSILHEGIHGNLGNIANAALKNHSKIGTKHLIQEFIEQVCQSLDFIYHADEHEVDFYQKLSFFDETSHAFGKSCLMLSGGAGLGFFHGGVVKSLSEHDLLPEVVSGASAGSIIASLIATRTNEELVEALAPQSIYEKFSEWRLWQGFGRNSLLDSTNLENALIELFDLTTFEEAYKKTGRHVTITVSPSDLHQYSRLLNAMTSPNAIITQAVRASCAIPLVFSPVQLKAKNQSGDTVPYIPNRRFADGSLMADMPFKQLARLYGVNHSIVSQTNPIAVPFLSRDKKHSNGVMAMTWRHVAKLAKVNSIYAFDMLENAVSNSGAKMGIHKLRSIIDQQYVGDINILPERGLASLKQIFANPSLRSIERLISSAERATWPEIDLIKRDTLISKTFSKYLKQLKAREARVLTQHNGLRLVEPSKTA is encoded by the coding sequence ATGACAAATCGCAACAAGCTAACTGAACTCGATGGAGTGATAAAACACGCCGAAAGCTATCAAGAATACAAGGAAGCCTGTGAGGCCCATGATGAACTGTCTGGCGCTGATGATTGGAAAGCCAAAGATAGCTGCCGAGATTACGACTACCGTTTAATTCGCAAACGTGTTCAACGGATAAAATTAGCCCGCTCTCGGGGTGATGCCTTAGGTTTGATGTCTATATTACACGAAGGTATCCACGGCAATTTAGGGAATATCGCTAACGCCGCTTTGAAAAATCATTCCAAGATTGGCACCAAACACCTGATCCAAGAATTTATCGAGCAAGTCTGTCAGTCATTGGACTTCATCTATCATGCCGATGAGCATGAGGTGGATTTTTACCAGAAATTATCCTTTTTTGATGAAACCTCACATGCTTTTGGTAAAAGTTGTTTAATGCTCAGTGGCGGCGCTGGTTTGGGCTTTTTCCATGGCGGTGTGGTTAAATCCTTATCCGAGCATGATTTGCTCCCAGAGGTGGTCTCCGGTGCCAGCGCTGGCTCAATCATTGCCAGCTTAATCGCTACTCGAACTAATGAGGAGCTGGTTGAAGCCTTAGCCCCCCAAAGTATTTACGAAAAATTCAGTGAATGGCGTTTATGGCAGGGATTTGGTCGTAACAGTTTGCTCGATAGTACCAATCTAGAAAATGCCTTGATTGAACTGTTCGATCTGACTACCTTTGAAGAGGCATACAAAAAAACTGGACGTCACGTTACCATCACAGTATCTCCATCTGACTTGCACCAATATTCACGTTTATTAAATGCAATGACTTCACCCAATGCCATTATCACTCAAGCGGTCAGAGCATCTTGCGCGATCCCTTTAGTGTTTAGTCCGGTGCAACTCAAAGCGAAAAATCAAAGTGGTGATACTGTCCCTTATATTCCAAATCGTCGTTTTGCAGATGGTTCATTGATGGCTGACATGCCTTTTAAACAGTTGGCACGCTTATACGGCGTAAACCACAGCATCGTGAGTCAAACCAATCCCATTGCTGTACCTTTTTTATCTCGCGATAAAAAGCACAGCAATGGAGTTATGGCGATGACGTGGCGGCATGTAGCAAAACTGGCTAAAGTGAATAGCATTTATGCCTTCGACATGCTCGAAAATGCGGTTTCGAATTCAGGTGCAAAGATGGGTATTCACAAATTACGTTCTATCATTGATCAACAATATGTCGGCGACATCAACATATTGCCTGAACGCGGGTTAGCTAGTTTAAAACAAATCTTCGCCAACCCTTCACTGCGCAGTATTGAGAGATTAATCAGTAGTGCAGAGCGTGCGACCTGGCCTGAAATTGACTTGATTAAACGGGATACGCTGATCAGCAAAACGTTTAGCAAATATCTAAAACAGTTAAAAGCCAGAGAAGCCAGAGTATTAACCCAACACAATGGTTTACGCTTAGTGGAGCCTTCAAAAACAGCCTGA